In a single window of the Phocoena phocoena chromosome 14, mPhoPho1.1, whole genome shotgun sequence genome:
- the CYP1B1 gene encoding cytochrome P450 1B1, which produces MATSLGPDDHLPPIPLSAQQTMLLLLLSVLAAVHVGQWLLRQRRRQPGSAPPGPFAWPLIGNAASMGPAPHVSFARLARRYGDVFQIRLGSCPVVVLNGERAIRQALVQQGAAFADRPPFASFRVVSGGRSLAFGQYSESWKAQRRAAHSTMRAFSTRQPRGRRVLEGHVLGEARELVELLVRGSAGGAFLDPRPLTVVAVANVMSAVCFGCRYSHDDAEFRELLSHNEEFGRTVGAGSLVDVLPWLQRFPNPVRTAFREFETLNRNFSSFVLDKFLRHRESLRPGAAPRDMMDAFMLSAGKEAAAGFGDGGARLDEEYVPATVTDIFGASQDTLSTALQWLLVFFTRYPEVQARVQAELDQVVGRDRLPCLDDQPHLPYVMAFLYEAMRFSSFVPVTIPHATTANASVLGYHIPKDTVVFVNQWSVNHDPVKWSNPEDFDPARFLDKDGFINKDLASSVMIFSVGRRRCIGEEISKMQLFLFISILAHECNFRANPDEPSKMDFNYGLTIKPKSFKINVTLRESMELLDSAVQKLQAEEDCQ; this is translated from the exons ATGGCCACCAGCCTCGGCCCGGACGATCATCTGCCGCCTATCCCTCTGTCGGCCCAGCAGACCATGCTCCTGTTGCTGCTCTCGGTACTGGCCGCGGTGCACGTGGGCCAGTGGCTGTTgaggcagcggcggcggcagccgGGGTCCGCGCCCCCGGGTCCCTTCGCTTGGCCGCTGATCGGAAATGCGGCGTCAATGGGCCCGGCGCCTCACGTCTCGTTCGCACGCCTGGCGCGGCGCTACGGCGACGTCTTCCAGATCCGCCTGGGCAGCTGCCCGGTGGTGGTGCTGAACGGCGAGCGCGCCATCCGCCAGGCCCTGGTGCAGCAGGGCGCAGCGTTCGCCGACCGGCCGCCCTTCGCCTCTTTCCGCGTGGTGTCTGGTGGCCGCAGCCTGGCTTTCGGCCAGTATTCGGAGAGCTGGAAGGCGCAGCGGCGCGCGGCGCACAGCACGATGCGAGCCTTCTCCACGCGCCAGCCGCGCGGCCGCCGGGTGCTCGAGGGCCACGTGCTGGGCGAGGCGCGGGAGTTGGTGGAACTGCTGGTGCGCGGCAGCGCGGGCGGCGCCTTTCTCGACCCGCGGCCGTTGACCGTGGTGGCCGTGGCCAACGTCATGAGCGCCGTGTGCTTCGGCTGCCGCTACAGCCACGACGACGCCGAGTTCCGAGAGCTGCTCAGCCACAACGAGGAGTTCGGGCGCACGGTGGGCGCGGGCAGCCTGGTGGACGTGCTGCCCTGGCTGCAGCGCTTCCCCAACCCTGTGCGCACTGCTTTCCGTGAATTCGAGACGCTCAATCGCAACTTCAGCAGCTTCGTCCTAGACAAGTTCCTGAGGCACCGTGAAAGCCTTCGGCCCGGGGCCGCTCCCCGCGACATGATGGACGCCTTCATGCTCTCGGCAGGAAAGGAAGCCGCCGCGGGCTTTGGCGACGGCGGCGCGCGGCTGGACGAAGAGTACGTGCCGGCCACCGTCACAGACATCTTCGGCGCCAGCCAGGATACTCTCTCCACCGCGCTGCAGTGGCTGCTCGTCTTCTTCACCAG gtatccggaagtgcaggctcggGTACAGGCAGAACTGGATCAAGTGGTGGGTAGGGACCGGCTGCCCTGCCTGGACGACCAACCGCACCTGCCCTACGTCATGGCCTTCCTTTATGAAGCCATGCGCTTCTCCAGCTTTGTGCCCGTCACCATTCCTCACGCCACCACGGCCAATGCTTCTGTCTTGGGCTACCACATCCCCAAGGACACGGTGGTTTTTGTTAACCAGTGGTCCGTGAATCATGACCCAGTGAAATGGTCTAACCCAGAAGACTTTGATCCAGCCCGATTCTTGGACAAGGATGGCTTCATCAATAAGGACCTGGCCAGCAGTGTGATGATTTTTTCAGTGGGCAGACGGCGGTGCATCGGGGAAGAGATTTCCAAGATGCAGCTGTTTCTCTTCATCTCCATCCTAGCTCATGAGTGCAATTTCAGGGCCAATCCAGACGAGCCTTCGAAAATGGATTTTAATTACGGCCTGACCATTAAACCCAAGTCATTTAAAATCAATGTCACTCTCAGAGAGTCCATGGAGCTCCTTGACAGTGCTGTCCAGAAGTTACAAGCTGAGGAAGACTGCCAGTGA